Genomic segment of Pseudomonadota bacterium:
ACATCAGCCAGGGCGGGGCCCTGCTGTACACCCCGCGCGTCGTCGACCCCAACGTCTACATGACCCTGTACTGCGAGATGCCCGACGGCGAGACCGCCATCTCACTCGAGACCCGCGTTCTCCGTGTCGACACGGTGGGTGACGATCTGTACGCGGTGAGCGTGCGCTTCGTCGCCACCAGCGCGGCGCAGCAGCGCAGCCTCTCCCACCTGATGGCCCAGGCCGACGCAAAGGCCGCCTGAGTCCGCGACCCGCGCCGCCAGGTTCTGAAAGCGCATCACCTGTCGCACTGACAGCGCCCTTCCTCCGCGGGTCCGGCAATACCACCACGTCTCTCGAGAAGCGGCGTCGATCTGTTCACATCTCGTGATTGCTCCACGCGCTGCCCATGGGCTACGCTACGAACGATGACAGCCATCGTGTCGCCTGCGCGAAACGCAAAGCCCGCCCAGCTGACCTTCCTCGCCCACGTCGATGCGACGCCCCACGATCTCGAGGTCTGGGAGACCGCCGAGGTCGAGGCCTTCGAGAAAGCCTGGCGACCCGACACACACGTGGCCGTGCAGCTGCGACGCGATCCGGCGCCTTCAAGAGGAAACCTGTTCGCAGGCGCACTCGAGGTGGCCGCGCTCCCTGCAGCAGGAGCCCTCATCGCCCAGGGCGGAATGGCCGCCATCAGCTCTCCCATCGGGCTCGCAATCACGGCAGGGCTTGCCGCCATCGGCATCACGGCAGCCCTCGACGGAGCACGTCGCGTGCGCGCGTCGGCCCTCGAGCTCATGGGTCGCAAGGAGCCCGTCTGGAAGGGTACGCGCACGTTCGACATCGGCCCAGACGTGACCCCGCAGATCGACTCCCCCGCCGTGGCGAGCACGCGGAGCACCGACGTGTCTCGCACAGACATCACGCGCTTCCTCGCGGAACGCATGAAGGCGTATCCCGCCCAGGTCACGACGGTGATGTTCAGCGGCCACGGGCTTGCCTGGGAGGAATGTGCCAGCCTCTCCACCGCCGAGATCCGCCGCTGCCTCGAAGACAGCGCCAGGCAGGCGGGGCGCAAGCCCGACGTGCTTGTTCTGGAAGCCTGTCTGATGGGCAACCTCGAAGCGCTCGACAGCCTCAAGGGCACGGCGCGCTATGCCATCGTCAGCGAAGAGACCATGGGAGCCTGTGGTCTGCCCTGGCAGCAGGTCCTTCAAGACCTCCCTTCCCACGGGCTCACCCCCCGGGCGTTCGGCGAGCGTGTGATTGCGGCCAGCGCGGGCGACGCGCAGGTGTCGACGCTGGCGCTGATCGATCTGTCGAAGGTGGGCGCGCTCTCCAAGGCATTCACCCAGCTGGCCACGGCGCTGCAGCGCGCGGTCGCGAAGGGCGCGGGCGAGCAGGTTCGCAGCGCCCTCGAGAAGGCCGACGCCTATCCATTGGAGATGAGCGCCGCAGACCGCCGTCTCTTCCAGGTTCGCGATCTGGGCCAGCTGGTGGCGGATCTGCGCGCGACGGTGAGTGACCCCAAGGTGCGCCGCGCCGCAGACCGCGTCAGTGACTGTCTCAGCAAGGCCGTGGTCTCATCCACCGCCGCCCCCGGCTACGAAGGGGCCAGCCACGTCTCGGTTCAGGGCAACGCAGCCTTGCTCGATCACACGTCGTATGTCGTCCAGAACGGCTTCCCTGAATGGAGCCGGCTCATCCATCAACTCCAGGAGGAACGCTCATGACCCCCCCCATCTCGTCTCTCCGGCTTCCCGCTGCTCCCCTCGCGGGAACCTCCCCCCGCGCCAGCATGAACGCGCAGGTTGCTTCAGAATCGACCCCCGTCGATCGCGTCGACCTCGCGGGAACGTCGCCCAAGCCCCCCGTCCCCAGCCCGAAACCGCCCGCCAACCCGACGCTGCCCGCGGTTGAGGAGAACCGGGTGAAAGACCTCTTCCTCGAGCTCGTCCAGATCAAGGGCGCCACGGGGAACGAGCGCAAGGTCGCTGACACCATCGTCCAGAAGCTCGGCGCCATGGGCTACACGCCGCGCGAAGACGGCGCCGCGGCCAAGGTTGGAGGCAACACGGGCAACCTGCTGCTCGACGTGCCGGGCACCATCACCGACGCGCCGACCCTCGTTCTCATGGCCCACATGGACACCGTGCCCCTCGCCGTCGGCGTGAAGCCGCAGATCCGCGATGGCGTGATCTACTCAGACGGAAAGACCGCCCTCGGAGGCGACAATCGCGCGGGGTGCACCGAGCTTCTCGAGACCCTGCGGTTGCTCAAGGAGAACAACGTCGCCCACGGCCCGCTGCAGATCATCTTCACCGTCGGCGAGGAAGGTGGTCTGCTCGGCTCCTCCGCCCTCGAGCGCAAGGACGTGCACGGCCATCTGGGATACGCGGTCGACTCGTTCCACCCCAACGACATCTTCTGGGGATGGGATGGCCCGCTCTTCGCACCGGACCACACGGGCGTGCACGCAGCCAAGGCGCGCGCGCAGGAAGCCTTCAATCGCCCCGCCACGGCCGCTGACGAGCTTCAGCCCCGCAACAACGCCGAGGGCTTCCTCCTCGACTTCACCCGTCAGGGGATTCGTGACATCG
This window contains:
- a CDS encoding M20/M25/M40 family metallo-hydrolase, producing the protein MEPAHPSTPGGTLMTPPISSLRLPAAPLAGTSPRASMNAQVASESTPVDRVDLAGTSPKPPVPSPKPPANPTLPAVEENRVKDLFLELVQIKGATGNERKVADTIVQKLGAMGYTPREDGAAAKVGGNTGNLLLDVPGTITDAPTLVLMAHMDTVPLAVGVKPQIRDGVIYSDGKTALGGDNRAGCTELLETLRLLKENNVAHGPLQIIFTVGEEGGLLGSSALERKDVHGHLGYAVDSFHPNDIFWGWDGPLFAPDHTGVHAAKARAQEAFNRPATAADELQPRNNAEGFLLDFTRQGIRDIGMQPNERSLYGASSDAAALRDMGIPAMTIGAGEQDIHTRKEHISIADLKKSTELIMTLVNNATAYQVDGSGHIKPRA